From a single Xanthocytophaga agilis genomic region:
- a CDS encoding ATP-binding protein yields the protein MLEVICRSTGMGFAAVARVTEKHWIACSVHDEIAFGLKSGEELPIQTTICNEVRHDNQSVVIDHVAKDEYFRNHHTPKLYGFESYISVPIQLKNGEFFGTLCAIDPKPALLNNQTTIGMFNLFADLIAFYLQSIQLLEQGTTRIDNLNRQVNDAQDEIRQYEFITSHNLREPLRQLRMFTTMLVTATEQNQNEKAKTLALKVNEKALRFTEIVADLSRYSDFTYKRQDFAKVNLNQLIQEALVDLEMELKQRSIVLTLDNLPVIEAVPEQMIQLFVFLIRNAIRFSQPERQVKVHIRAVPPLEGAKFVEIQVKDNGIGMSQWQQEKIFDVLNHFSYDQASESSDISLAYCRKIVRSHQGSISVNSEPDKGTTFSIILPLTQT from the coding sequence TTTGGCCTCAAATCAGGTGAAGAACTACCTATCCAAACAACTATTTGTAACGAGGTGCGCCACGATAATCAATCTGTTGTGATAGACCATGTAGCAAAAGATGAGTATTTCCGGAATCACCATACACCCAAACTGTATGGCTTTGAGAGTTACATATCAGTACCAATCCAACTCAAAAACGGAGAGTTCTTTGGGACTTTGTGTGCTATTGATCCCAAACCTGCGCTGCTAAATAATCAGACTACAATCGGTATGTTCAATTTGTTTGCCGACCTGATTGCATTTTATCTGCAAAGCATTCAACTCCTTGAACAAGGTACTACCCGTATCGACAATCTGAACCGACAAGTAAATGATGCACAGGATGAAATACGACAGTACGAATTCATTACCAGTCATAACCTGAGAGAACCTCTGCGTCAGCTCCGCATGTTTACTACCATGCTCGTCACGGCTACTGAACAAAACCAAAATGAGAAGGCAAAGACACTGGCATTGAAAGTAAATGAAAAAGCCCTGCGATTCACTGAAATAGTAGCGGATTTGTCCCGTTATTCGGATTTTACGTATAAACGGCAGGATTTTGCAAAAGTTAATTTAAATCAACTGATTCAGGAAGCGCTGGTTGACCTTGAAATGGAACTAAAGCAAAGATCTATAGTGCTAACATTGGATAATTTGCCTGTTATTGAAGCAGTACCTGAGCAAATGATTCAACTGTTTGTATTTTTAATCCGTAATGCCATTCGCTTTTCCCAGCCAGAGCGGCAAGTCAAAGTCCATATCCGTGCGGTACCACCCTTAGAAGGAGCAAAATTTGTTGAGATTCAGGTAAAGGATAATGGCATAGGAATGAGCCAATGGCAACAAGAGAAAATTTTTGATGTATTGAATCATTTCTCTTATGACCAGGCATCTGAGAGTAGCGATATAAGCCTTGCTTATTGTCGTAAGATTGTGCGTAGCCACCAAGGTAGTATCAGTGTAAATTCCGAACCCGATAAAGGAACTACTTTTTCTATCATCCTTCCCCTGACGCAGACTTAA
- a CDS encoding SBBP repeat-containing protein, with amino-acid sequence MRKNNLLCSLIIAGVVAMTFSSCKKEDTPPTPAVDPEISTTPYAVKATGYITPKKQLVDKDGNLYVTGSFSGIAVFGTTTLTAQGQSDDIFLAKYNAKGELQWVKQEGGADTDVARSLALDASGNVFVIGEFSYAAIIGGTSLTSKGYIDIFLAKYTSEGTAQWVKQAGSANLDYGTDVVIDGTDNIYITGNFYTETIIGNTTLTAVGNGRNTYIAKYTSSGEMQWVKSGGGYGRYITLDGSGTPYIAGEFYDDISFGSKQLTVQGNSDVFIVHYSATGEVLDARTIGSTNAEFSIRDLKFDASSNLYTTGLFTGTGTVGTTTLTSKGQTDVFTLKYNNTGAVQWVKAAASNNDDYVNALGIDGSGNVYITGYFYNPFTLESTTLTPAGGSDMFVAKYNNAGELQWAQKAGGESTDMGTTLALDRSNNLYVAGSFYKSIQVNETTLTADKEALFLWKVKQ; translated from the coding sequence ATGCGTAAAAACAATCTGCTATGCTCACTCATTATAGCCGGAGTTGTGGCTATGACTTTTTCATCCTGTAAAAAAGAGGATACTCCTCCTACACCTGCTGTAGATCCTGAAATTAGTACCACCCCCTATGCTGTGAAAGCCACTGGGTATATTACTCCCAAAAAACAACTGGTAGACAAAGATGGTAACCTGTATGTGACAGGATCTTTTTCTGGTATAGCTGTCTTTGGCACCACTACCCTGACAGCTCAAGGCCAAAGCGATGATATCTTTCTGGCTAAATACAATGCGAAGGGCGAACTACAATGGGTAAAGCAGGAAGGTGGAGCAGATACCGATGTTGCCAGAAGTTTAGCACTGGATGCATCTGGAAATGTGTTCGTTATAGGAGAGTTTAGCTATGCAGCAATTATCGGTGGCACATCGCTGACCTCAAAGGGCTATATTGATATCTTCCTGGCTAAATATACCAGCGAAGGAACTGCACAATGGGTAAAACAAGCAGGTAGTGCCAACCTGGACTATGGAACTGATGTTGTCATAGATGGGACTGATAACATATATATTACAGGCAATTTTTATACAGAAACCATTATTGGAAACACCACATTGACAGCAGTTGGAAATGGACGAAACACCTATATTGCCAAATATACCAGCTCAGGAGAGATGCAATGGGTTAAAAGTGGAGGCGGATATGGCAGATATATTACCCTGGATGGTTCCGGAACCCCATATATAGCCGGAGAATTTTATGATGACATTTCTTTTGGTAGTAAGCAACTCACCGTTCAGGGTAACTCCGATGTATTCATTGTGCATTATTCAGCAACAGGCGAAGTACTGGATGCCCGAACAATAGGTAGCACCAATGCAGAGTTTAGTATCAGAGATCTGAAATTCGACGCTTCCAGTAATCTGTATACTACAGGTTTGTTTACAGGTACTGGCACTGTAGGCACTACCACACTGACATCCAAAGGCCAGACGGATGTTTTTACACTCAAATACAACAACACAGGAGCTGTTCAATGGGTAAAGGCAGCCGCAAGCAATAATGATGACTATGTCAATGCACTTGGAATAGATGGCTCAGGAAACGTCTATATCACTGGCTATTTCTATAATCCTTTTACACTTGAAAGCACTACCTTAACTCCTGCCGGTGGCAGTGACATGTTTGTAGCCAAATACAATAATGCAGGCGAGTTACAGTGGGCACAAAAAGCAGGAGGTGAAAGCACTGATATGGGTACCACCCTTGCACTGGACCGCAGCAATAATCTGTATGTAGCAGGTTCGTTTTATAAATCCATCCAGGTAAATGAAACAACTCTGACAGCAGATAAAGAAGCTTTATTTCTCTGGAAAGTGAAACAGTAA
- a CDS encoding Ser-Thr-rich GPI-anchored membrane family protein, with product MKNFTLLVRLLIICFGILIVSCQQNENLIPNNKNNSSAAKIDCNGENSFPIGIASPLHGSVVNAGNSLKITWLFSLCSTVPEYLDIYLYRGNTKIMNIALHVSSYNQVSNTNGYIEYGYNWTIPTSLCGYNDYKIRVTKYNAALIYSDSNAFSIVNPTYTYCNWIISPNGGDYIASGSSPVAVPISWNASLVNASSVKIEVFKKDSQSDLFIFDRVATNSAPNTGSYTYYFDLPQGIEYKIKITSNSNPNIFDYSDGSFYVIFD from the coding sequence ATGAAAAACTTTACTTTGCTAGTGCGTTTATTAATAATTTGTTTCGGAATTTTAATAGTCAGTTGTCAGCAGAACGAAAATTTAATTCCGAATAATAAAAACAACTCCTCTGCCGCCAAAATTGACTGTAATGGAGAAAATTCATTTCCAATTGGAATAGCATCTCCCCTTCATGGATCTGTTGTAAATGCAGGGAATAGCCTAAAAATCACTTGGCTTTTCTCCCTTTGTAGTACAGTACCAGAGTATTTAGATATATATTTATATCGTGGAAATACCAAAATTATGAATATTGCTTTACATGTGAGCAGTTATAATCAAGTTTCGAATACAAATGGATATATTGAATATGGTTATAACTGGACTATACCAACTTCACTTTGTGGCTATAACGATTATAAAATAAGGGTTACAAAATACAATGCCGCCCTTATTTACTCAGATTCTAATGCATTTTCAATTGTAAACCCAACTTATACCTATTGCAATTGGATTATATCCCCAAATGGTGGAGATTATATTGCTTCAGGATCAAGTCCAGTTGCTGTTCCAATTTCATGGAATGCTTCACTAGTAAATGCAAGCAGCGTTAAAATAGAAGTATTCAAAAAAGATTCTCAAAGCGATTTATTTATATTTGATAGAGTAGCTACTAATTCTGCTCCAAATACAGGAAGTTACACTTATTATTTTGATCTACCTCAAGGTATTGAGTATAAAATTAAGATAACGTCTAACAGTAATCCAAATATTTTTGACTATAGTGATGGGTCTTTTTATGTCATATTTGATTAA
- a CDS encoding TIGR01777 family oxidoreductase, with amino-acid sequence MSAKVLITGGTGLVGKRLTELLQQKGYQVSIVSRKKENIPNLTVYQWDVRKQYIEPGAVESADYIIHLAGAGVADERWTDERKKEIIESRTESARLIHDTLQKTGHKPKAFVSASGISIYGDDRGDELLTETSSYASTFLAEVSKVWEASAQTIADLGIRTVMLRIGIVLSDKGGALVKMTAPVKFGVGAALGSGKQWTSWIHIDDLCRMIIHAMENEQLHGAYNAVGPHPDTNKELIRVAAHTLKRPLFLPNVPAFALKLLVGQLADTVLGSLKISNQKIAQTGFTYQFPDLSTALKDLFHTSD; translated from the coding sequence ATGTCCGCAAAAGTTCTTATTACAGGTGGTACAGGTCTTGTAGGCAAAAGACTTACTGAACTCTTACAACAAAAAGGCTATCAGGTTTCTATTGTGAGCCGGAAAAAAGAAAACATTCCTAATCTCACTGTCTATCAATGGGACGTACGAAAACAATACATAGAACCTGGTGCGGTAGAGAGTGCAGACTATATCATCCATCTGGCGGGTGCAGGTGTAGCGGATGAGCGGTGGACAGACGAGAGAAAGAAAGAAATCATAGAAAGCCGGACAGAATCAGCCCGATTGATACATGATACGTTACAGAAAACAGGACACAAACCCAAAGCTTTTGTATCGGCCTCTGGTATTAGCATTTATGGCGATGATCGTGGAGATGAGCTGCTGACAGAGACTTCTTCGTATGCCTCTACGTTTCTGGCCGAAGTGTCAAAAGTATGGGAAGCCTCTGCACAAACCATTGCAGATCTGGGTATCCGTACAGTCATGCTGCGTATTGGTATTGTGCTCAGTGATAAAGGGGGAGCCCTAGTCAAGATGACAGCGCCTGTAAAGTTTGGCGTAGGGGCGGCATTGGGGTCAGGCAAACAATGGACTTCCTGGATACATATCGACGATTTATGCAGGATGATTATTCATGCGATGGAGAATGAGCAACTACACGGTGCATACAACGCTGTAGGCCCTCATCCGGATACCAATAAAGAATTAATTCGTGTAGCAGCACACACTCTGAAACGCCCTCTATTTTTGCCAAACGTTCCAGCCTTTGCCTTAAAGCTTCTTGTGGGTCAGCTGGCAGATACGGTTTTGGGAAGTTTAAAAATCTCTAATCAGAAAATTGCGCAAACCGGTTTTACCTATCAATTTCCGGATTTGTCTACCGCCCTAAAAGACCTATTTCATACTTCTGACTGA
- a CDS encoding MBL fold metallo-hydrolase has translation MKLTFWGAARQVTGSMFLLELEDGYTILIDCGTDLDKQKVERDKLLGHYSLFPFEPSQINLVLLTHAHIDHSGNLPNLIREGYEGQILCTTATLPLADLLLRDAAALNAKRVKELQSEPAGKKKKTSKKKFRPNPLELYLEKQVHETTDRFVTIGFNQKFKVSKTISVTFIPTGHLLGAANIVLDIEENGVKKSIGFSGDVGRKNYPLLPDPQRMPQVDYLVCESTYGGRRHADKDAPEEALAKIIKETCIDQPGRLIIPAFSVGRTQALLFVLNKLYTEEGLPPIKVFSDSPLALASTRVYEKNIGLLNKEAKEFYEEHEELFDFDNLTYVQDMKQSKAIANYNEPCIIISSSGMISGGRVEHHVMTNLPNPYATILLVGFAAEGTLGNKLLKGMRSLSISKDKEIPIMATIKSIDVFSGHGDLDDLTDFVEYQSNDKLKTIFLVHGELESMESFKSHLHYRGYTDIQIPKWGDEFEL, from the coding sequence ATGAAATTAACGTTTTGGGGCGCGGCTCGTCAAGTTACGGGCAGTATGTTTTTACTGGAGTTAGAAGATGGCTATACAATTCTGATTGATTGTGGTACCGACTTAGATAAACAAAAAGTAGAAAGAGATAAATTATTGGGACACTATAGTTTGTTTCCATTTGAGCCATCTCAGATTAATCTGGTTTTACTTACACACGCACATATTGACCATTCCGGCAACTTGCCTAATCTGATCCGGGAAGGCTACGAAGGACAGATTCTTTGTACAACAGCCACTCTGCCACTGGCAGATTTGTTATTGCGGGATGCAGCCGCACTGAATGCCAAACGAGTAAAAGAACTGCAAAGTGAACCAGCCGGCAAAAAGAAAAAAACTTCCAAAAAGAAGTTTAGACCCAATCCACTGGAACTGTATCTTGAGAAACAGGTACACGAAACAACAGACCGATTTGTAACCATCGGCTTTAATCAAAAATTTAAAGTCAGCAAAACCATCAGTGTCACATTCATTCCAACCGGACATTTACTCGGAGCGGCAAACATAGTACTGGATATTGAAGAGAACGGAGTGAAGAAGAGCATTGGCTTTTCGGGTGATGTAGGTCGCAAAAATTATCCCCTTCTGCCAGATCCACAACGTATGCCTCAGGTAGACTACCTGGTTTGTGAATCTACGTATGGTGGCCGCAGACACGCAGATAAAGATGCTCCCGAAGAGGCCCTCGCAAAGATTATTAAGGAAACCTGTATTGACCAACCTGGACGTCTTATCATCCCAGCATTCAGTGTAGGACGTACACAAGCTTTATTGTTTGTATTAAACAAACTCTATACAGAAGAAGGGCTCCCTCCTATCAAGGTTTTCTCAGACAGTCCGCTGGCACTGGCAAGTACACGTGTATATGAAAAGAATATTGGCTTGCTCAACAAGGAAGCGAAGGAGTTTTATGAGGAACACGAGGAATTGTTTGACTTTGACAACCTGACCTATGTGCAGGATATGAAACAAAGTAAAGCCATTGCTAACTACAATGAACCCTGCATTATCATTTCCTCATCCGGAATGATTTCAGGAGGCCGGGTTGAGCACCACGTAATGACAAACCTCCCTAACCCGTATGCTACTATTCTGCTGGTAGGCTTTGCTGCAGAAGGAACGCTGGGCAATAAACTGCTAAAAGGAATGAGAAGCTTGTCTATCTCCAAAGACAAAGAAATTCCGATTATGGCTACGATCAAAAGTATAGACGTATTCAGCGGCCACGGCGACCTGGATGATCTTACAGACTTTGTAGAATACCAATCCAACGACAAGCTGAAAACGATCTTCCTGGTACACGGCGAACTTGAAAGTATGGAATCCTTTAAGTCGCATCTGCACTATCGGGGATACACAGACATCCAAATTCCTAAATGGGGCGATGAGTTTGAATTATAA
- a CDS encoding DegT/DnrJ/EryC1/StrS family aminotransferase, with amino-acid sequence MNKRIYLSPPHMGGNEQKYIADAFDQNWIAPLGPNVDNFEKDLCEFTGAKKAAALSSGTAAIHLALILLGIGEGDEVLCPTFTFSATTNPIVYQKATPIFVDSNYRTWNICPDHTRQAIKDRIRLGKKPKALIIVHLYGQSASMLELMDLADEFGIPVIEDAAEALGATYRGRALGTFGKFGILSFNGNKIITTSGGGALLSDEPALVEKARFLATQARDQAPHYQHSQIGYNYRMSNIVAGIGRGQMEVITQRVEARRKVFDFYKEALKDIPAISFSPELESSMGNRWLTCIVIDEELSGGVTREDIRLALEAENIESRPLWKPMHLQPVFEMHPYYGSNHVAADLFNRGLCLPSGSSLTAEDLDRVVAIMRKTFQNPPKKA; translated from the coding sequence ATGAACAAACGCATTTATCTTTCTCCGCCTCATATGGGTGGAAACGAACAGAAATATATTGCAGACGCATTTGACCAGAACTGGATTGCTCCTCTTGGGCCGAATGTTGATAATTTTGAAAAAGATTTATGTGAGTTTACCGGAGCCAAAAAAGCTGCTGCCTTGAGTTCGGGAACAGCAGCCATTCATCTGGCTCTGATATTATTAGGAATAGGAGAGGGAGACGAAGTATTGTGTCCAACCTTTACATTCTCTGCAACAACCAATCCGATTGTATATCAGAAGGCAACCCCTATTTTTGTAGATAGTAATTACCGTACCTGGAATATCTGTCCCGATCATACCCGACAGGCTATTAAAGACCGGATTCGTTTGGGCAAGAAACCCAAAGCCTTGATTATTGTTCATTTGTATGGGCAGTCTGCTTCTATGTTGGAATTAATGGATCTGGCCGATGAGTTTGGAATACCAGTCATTGAGGATGCCGCAGAAGCCTTGGGGGCTACCTATCGCGGCAGAGCCTTGGGAACGTTTGGTAAATTTGGTATTTTATCTTTCAATGGCAATAAGATCATTACTACATCCGGAGGTGGAGCCTTATTATCAGACGAACCTGCTTTGGTAGAGAAGGCTCGTTTTCTGGCTACACAAGCCCGAGACCAGGCTCCTCACTATCAGCATTCTCAGATTGGCTATAATTATCGTATGAGCAACATTGTGGCCGGTATTGGACGTGGGCAGATGGAAGTGATTACCCAACGGGTGGAGGCTCGTCGTAAAGTATTTGATTTTTATAAAGAAGCCCTAAAAGATATTCCTGCTATATCCTTTTCTCCTGAACTGGAAAGTAGTATGGGTAATCGCTGGCTTACCTGTATTGTCATTGATGAGGAACTATCCGGAGGAGTAACCCGAGAAGACATTCGTCTGGCACTGGAAGCTGAGAATATTGAATCAAGACCACTCTGGAAGCCGATGCATTTACAGCCTGTATTTGAGATGCATCCGTATTATGGTTCCAACCACGTAGCCGCGGATTTGTTTAATCGCGGACTGTGCCTTCCATCTGGATCGAGTCTTACTGCTGAAGATCTGGACAGAGTTGTGGCCATTATGCGGAAAACTTTCCAGAATCCTCCTAAAAAAGCTTGA
- a CDS encoding acetyltransferase, protein MILYGGSGHAKVIFDCLDARGITVLGVFDDNPDLRTFQNMPFLGAYNPQILDKEKVIIAIGNNRIRQTLSQRITHSFGTVVHPSAEVSRFVKGIGDGTVIFHRAVVQADTYVGEHCIINTASSVDHDCILEDLVHISPNATLCGGVKVGKGTHIGASATVIPGVRIGEWCVIGAGAVVTQDIPDFAVAVGVPARVIRQIGNTVAKE, encoded by the coding sequence ATGATTTTATATGGAGGTAGCGGACATGCAAAAGTAATTTTTGATTGTCTGGATGCACGAGGAATAACTGTGTTGGGAGTGTTTGATGACAATCCGGATCTGCGTACATTTCAGAATATGCCTTTTCTTGGAGCCTATAATCCGCAGATATTGGATAAGGAGAAAGTAATTATTGCTATAGGGAATAACCGGATACGGCAGACTCTTAGTCAACGGATTACTCATAGCTTTGGAACGGTTGTTCATCCATCTGCTGAAGTGTCGCGCTTTGTGAAAGGTATTGGAGACGGAACTGTAATCTTTCACAGAGCAGTAGTACAGGCAGATACCTATGTTGGAGAGCATTGTATCATCAATACTGCTTCCAGTGTAGATCATGATTGTATACTGGAAGATTTGGTACATATTTCTCCTAATGCAACGTTGTGTGGTGGGGTGAAGGTAGGGAAAGGAACACACATAGGTGCTTCGGCTACTGTAATTCCGGGTGTTCGTATTGGAGAGTGGTGTGTCATTGGTGCCGGAGCCGTTGTTACACAGGATATACCCGATTTTGCAGTAGCTGTGGGTGTGCCAGCACGTGTGATTCGTCAGATAGGTAATACAGTAGCAAAAGAATGA
- a CDS encoding sugar transferase, which produces MYRMYFKRLIDSIISVVLLILTLPFSLTAAILLSFANQGKIFFIQQRPGLHGKPFRIIKFKTMNDRRDASGELLPDAIRLTKIGRLVRKTSIDELPQLINVLRGDISLIGPRPLLMEYLPLYNETQRRRHEVRPGITGWAQVNGRNMLSWEKKFEYDVYYVDHVSLALDIKIFFLTILKIIQGEGISADNSATMEKFRGTNTSSQKELNN; this is translated from the coding sequence ATGTATCGAATGTATTTTAAGCGACTGATAGATAGCATAATATCAGTTGTTTTATTGATTTTGACATTGCCTTTCAGCCTGACTGCTGCTATCCTTTTATCTTTTGCTAACCAGGGAAAAATATTCTTTATACAACAGCGACCCGGATTACATGGCAAGCCGTTCCGGATTATCAAGTTTAAAACAATGAATGACAGGCGGGATGCTTCAGGTGAGCTTTTACCTGACGCCATTCGTCTGACGAAAATAGGCCGGTTGGTGCGTAAAACTTCCATTGATGAACTACCACAGCTAATCAATGTTTTGCGTGGGGATATCAGTCTGATAGGGCCACGACCTTTGTTAATGGAGTATCTGCCTTTATATAATGAAACGCAGCGTCGACGTCATGAAGTAAGGCCTGGTATAACAGGATGGGCACAGGTAAACGGGCGCAACATGCTATCCTGGGAAAAGAAGTTTGAATATGATGTATACTATGTCGATCATGTAAGCCTTGCCCTGGATATAAAGATTTTCTTTCTAACTATTCTGAAGATTATCCAGGGAGAGGGAATTAGTGCAGACAATAGTGCTACTATGGAAAAGTTTAGAGGGACTAACACTTCTTCTCAAAAAGAATTGAATAATTAA
- a CDS encoding DinB family protein translates to MEKVIDVIKTSRRNFIKLMDGLSLDTLNEVPTGFNNNLVWHLGHLVASQQILCYQFANQKPLIEEKYILKYKNGTRPEAYIDQEEFNILKNYFTTLIDQLEKDLSTNLFDNYNSYVSPTYGIEIRNITDVVKYVSFHEGFHLGYATAIRRLVRK, encoded by the coding sequence ATGGAAAAAGTTATTGATGTTATAAAGACCTCCCGAAGAAATTTTATCAAACTGATGGATGGGCTATCACTGGATACCTTAAATGAAGTCCCTACTGGATTTAATAATAATCTTGTCTGGCATCTGGGACATCTGGTAGCAAGTCAGCAAATTCTATGTTACCAGTTTGCCAATCAGAAGCCACTGATTGAAGAAAAATACATTCTGAAGTATAAGAATGGGACCAGACCCGAAGCCTATATTGATCAGGAAGAGTTTAATATTCTGAAAAACTACTTCACAACACTAATTGATCAATTAGAAAAAGACCTTTCAACCAATCTGTTTGACAACTATAATTCCTATGTTTCTCCAACCTATGGAATTGAAATCCGAAATATCACGGATGTAGTCAAATACGTTTCTTTTCATGAAGGATTCCATCTGGGATATGCAACAGCCATCAGACGACTGGTTAGAAAATAA
- a CDS encoding macro domain-containing protein, translated as MRLSIYKPFGKGLSDQEIKISICDTNPEIIQVFAEIFADEKRVEVVQGNILNLTADALVSPANSFGDMSGGLDKVIDDFYNGEAQRKAQQYIRHHYFGEMPVGMAGILEMKRQPYPYLIVAPTMRIPGNVGKTIHAYLAMRATLQAVLTHNFTCEERIRHIALPSLCTGIGGMPYREAAEQMFTAIHSILDEDWKLVVHPAMAPYALGPRWALSEKMNKFKP; from the coding sequence ATGCGTTTATCTATATATAAGCCCTTTGGTAAAGGCTTATCAGATCAGGAAATAAAGATTTCAATTTGTGATACCAATCCGGAGATTATACAGGTTTTTGCAGAAATATTTGCGGATGAGAAAAGGGTTGAAGTTGTTCAGGGAAATATACTGAATCTAACTGCTGATGCACTGGTTAGCCCTGCCAACAGCTTTGGTGATATGAGTGGTGGATTAGATAAGGTAATAGATGATTTTTATAATGGAGAGGCTCAACGGAAGGCTCAACAATACATTCGTCATCATTACTTTGGTGAGATGCCGGTTGGAATGGCGGGTATTCTGGAAATGAAAAGACAACCCTATCCTTATCTGATTGTAGCTCCTACTATGCGTATTCCTGGCAATGTCGGGAAGACTATACATGCGTATCTTGCTATGAGAGCCACTCTTCAGGCTGTTTTGACACATAACTTCACCTGTGAAGAAAGAATACGTCATATCGCACTTCCAAGCCTTTGTACAGGAATAGGTGGGATGCCTTATCGGGAAGCTGCTGAACAGATGTTTACAGCTATACATTCCATTTTAGATGAGGACTGGAAACTGGTGGTACATCCGGCTATGGCTCCTTACGCTTTGGGACCCCGTTGGGCATTGTCAGAAAAGATGAATAAATTCAAGCCATAA
- a CDS encoding BrxA/BrxB family bacilliredoxin: MYPEPLVAPMRQDLTVAGFEELKTPEDVVNTLENQQGTLLVVVNSVCGCAAGAARPGVKLALESSSAKPDKIATVFAGVDTAATAKAREYFLPYPPSSPSIALFKDGELVHFIERHHIEGRNAKMIADHLVMAFDEFCTK; the protein is encoded by the coding sequence ATGTATCCTGAACCATTAGTTGCTCCTATGCGTCAAGATTTGACCGTAGCGGGTTTTGAAGAATTGAAAACCCCTGAGGACGTAGTTAATACTTTGGAAAACCAGCAAGGTACTTTACTGGTAGTAGTAAACTCTGTTTGTGGTTGTGCTGCTGGAGCTGCTCGTCCAGGTGTAAAACTGGCATTGGAAAGTAGCAGTGCAAAACCAGATAAGATTGCTACTGTGTTTGCAGGAGTTGATACAGCTGCTACAGCAAAGGCCCGTGAATATTTTCTACCTTATCCTCCATCTTCTCCTTCTATCGCTTTGTTTAAAGATGGAGAACTGGTTCATTTTATTGAGCGCCATCACATTGAAGGCCGTAATGCAAAAATGATTGCTGACCATCTGGTAATGGCATTCGACGAGTTTTGCACTAAGTAA
- a CDS encoding SUF system Fe-S cluster assembly protein, translating into MDDNDLKEQVVQALKSVYDPEIPVDIYELGLIYDIKIYPVNNVYVQMTLTSPSCPSAGTIPSEAEQRIREIEGVNDVQVELTFDPPYSQDMMSEVAKLELGFM; encoded by the coding sequence ATGGATGACAATGATTTAAAGGAACAAGTAGTACAGGCATTAAAATCAGTATATGATCCGGAAATCCCTGTAGATATTTATGAACTGGGTCTGATCTATGATATAAAGATATACCCTGTTAATAATGTATATGTACAAATGACCCTTACTTCTCCGTCTTGCCCTTCCGCTGGTACGATTCCTTCGGAAGCAGAACAGCGGATACGTGAGATTGAAGGAGTCAATGATGTGCAGGTTGAACTCACTTTCGATCCTCCTTACTCGCAAGACATGATGTCTGAGGTAGCCAAACTGGAACTTGGCTTTATGTAA
- a CDS encoding SufE family protein, with amino-acid sequence MTINEIQDEIIDEFSLFDDWEGKYDYIIDIGKKLPPLDSQYKTEENIIKGCQSRVWLHAEMQDDKVMFLGESDAVIVKGLIGLLIRVLSGHTPEEIAKAELYFIDRIGMAQHLAQTRANGLFAMLKQMKLYALAYSTMSN; translated from the coding sequence ATGACGATAAACGAAATACAGGATGAGATCATTGATGAGTTTTCATTGTTTGATGACTGGGAAGGTAAGTATGATTATATCATTGATATAGGCAAAAAGTTACCACCACTTGACTCTCAGTATAAAACAGAAGAAAACATTATCAAAGGATGTCAGTCACGGGTGTGGTTGCATGCAGAGATGCAGGATGATAAGGTTATGTTTCTGGGAGAAAGTGATGCTGTAATTGTAAAAGGATTGATCGGACTGCTGATTCGTGTTTTGTCCGGACATACTCCAGAAGAAATAGCAAAGGCAGAACTGTATTTTATAGATCGTATTGGTATGGCACAACATCTGGCTCAAACACGGGCAAATGGCTTGTTTGCTATGCTAAAACAAATGAAATTATATGCTCTGGCTTACTCTACCATGAGTAATTAA